The DNA segment CGGTCTCGCCTCCGTTAGCGGACAGCCACTCGTGGGCGGCTGTGTGCCGGAACTGGTGCGCGTGAAGCCCGGAGACCCCAACTGCGTCGCCCCGCCGGCCGAGCATCTGGCCCACTCCGCCCGACGACAGCGGTCCGCGGTTCTTCTCCGCCAGCCACAAGTCGGCTCTGTGGGCCTGCGGCTCCCGGGCCCGGACACGAAGGTAGCGGCCGAGCGCCAGACCGGTCTGCTGTCCGAACGGGAGCGCGCGCGGACGCCGTCCCTTGCCGAGGACGTGGACGACGTCGCTGTCGAAGTCGACGTCGGCCACGGCAAGACCGGACACCTCGGACAGCCGGCCACCGGTGTCCAGCAGCAGCCGCATGATCGCGGTGTCCCGCCGGTCGACGAAGGAGTTGCCCTTCGCGCCGGCCAGCAATGCCCGCAGTTGCGCCTCGCTGAGCACGGGCACCGGCTTCTCCGGGACGATCGGCGGCTTCATCCGCTCCATGGGGGAGCGGTCGATCTCCTCCTCGTCCAACAGCCACTTCATGAACTGTTGTAGGGCGCGGTACGTGACGTTCGCCGTCGATGCCGACCGCGTCTCGACCAGGTGACCGATGTAGCCCTCCACCTGCCGCCGGGTCAGTTGCCGCGGCGCCGGCAGCGAGCGTTCCTGCTCGAGGTGGTTGACGAGCCCGACCGCCGCGCGACGGTAGATCGTCTGGGTGTTGAGCGCGCGGTTGGTGCCCTTGAGATGCCGCACGAAGTCGCGGATCAGCGACTCCCAGGTCTCCTGCATCGCCGCAAGTTGTCTGCTGACTGAGCGCTGTGCCAGAGCTCTGTGTACAAGCTTCACGGAGTCCTTGCTGGTCAGCGCCGGGTAGTGCGCCCGGCAGGGATCGAACCTGCGACCAAGTGCTTAGAAGGCACCTGCTCTGTCCACTGAGCTACGGGCGCTCGCGGTGCCGATCATCGCACCACAGCGCCTCGCACGGCCGTAGCGGAGACGACGGGGGACGGGGCGCCGTCGTCCACAGCCGGGGCGTCGCTCCACAACCGCGGCGCAGGCCTGTCCGGCGGAGGCCCGGCGCTGGACGGTGGTCGCACCCCGGCAGCTGGCCGGGTCCCACCGCCAGAGGAGCACCGTGAACGAGACACCCCTCCACGTCGTCGGCAACGTCGTCGACGTGCCGCGCCACACCCGGACCGCCAACGGGTCGGTCACCAACTTCCGCATCGCGTCGTCGTCCCGCCGCTGGGACGACGAGACCAAGGGCTTCGTCGACGGCGCCAGCCTCTTCGTCGACGTCGCCTGCTGGGGTGAGCTGGGCGGCAACGTCGTCCGCAGCATCAGCAAGGGCGACCCGGTCGTGGTGGTCGGCAACCTGCTCACCGAGTCCTGGGACAGCGACTCCGGGCGGCGCAGCGCCAACCGGATCAAGGCCGTCGCCGTGGGGCTGAACCTGGCCCGCGGCTGGT comes from the Modestobacter italicus genome and includes:
- a CDS encoding tyrosine-type recombinase/integrase, with amino-acid sequence MQETWESLIRDFVRHLKGTNRALNTQTIYRRAAVGLVNHLEQERSLPAPRQLTRRQVEGYIGHLVETRSASTANVTYRALQQFMKWLLDEEEIDRSPMERMKPPIVPEKPVPVLSEAQLRALLAGAKGNSFVDRRDTAIMRLLLDTGGRLSEVSGLAVADVDFDSDVVHVLGKGRRPRALPFGQQTGLALGRYLRVRAREPQAHRADLWLAEKNRGPLSSGGVGQMLGRRGDAVGVSGLHAHQFRHTAAHEWLSANGGETDLMRLMGWKSPQMLRRYGASMADERAREAHRRLGLGDRL
- a CDS encoding single-stranded DNA-binding protein; translated protein: MNETPLHVVGNVVDVPRHTRTANGSVTNFRIASSSRRWDDETKGFVDGASLFVDVACWGELGGNVVRSISKGDPVVVVGNLLTESWDSDSGRRSANRIKAVAVGLNLARGWSEFTRPARAGAVPDLAPPEDAPPAEDPYADRSTDYIEGERTLHLTDSDVSGDREAVPTPA